From Tachysurus fulvidraco isolate hzauxx_2018 chromosome 10, HZAU_PFXX_2.0, whole genome shotgun sequence, one genomic window encodes:
- the fanci gene encoding Fanconi anemia group I protein isoform X3, with amino-acid sequence MGSGKSLELFPTILTALAATETLAYGKGELNGEEYMKQLINSLCSSRWNPQSVIHLTTMFRDVPLSPEELQFLIEKVLRMFHKLDLQEIPPLIYQLLLLSSKGCKKQLLEGIINYFREQDLCQKEEQSKGENKEVEVQTIPQDQLRHVEGTAILHIVFAVRLDHELGRELLKSLKVSQGQPLCPFSIALLLSVARIQRYEEQVFELLKGVIIKNFKDEQAQQGSKFLQDLLPSCHSISDMIMDTVRNSVFGWDHVTQSLVQLGFILMDLFGPKAGPFGKTIEIPTATAKTPSQLACKLGGQVLLECFKMHEPIRGEILEQVLNRLVTKTASPVTHFIDLLSNIVISAPMILLESSSKVIETFDQLSFLPLTTVQGLLKAVQPLLKVSMSLKDALILVLRKAMFSSQLDGRKSAVAGFLLLLKNFRVLGSLASSQSSQALTSSQMSVSFMVAAEHTSASPAIIVTQNFLSVQADIHSRYNAAANEAFCLEILSSLRRCLSQQADVRLMLYEGFHDVLRRNSQLAGSIMQTLLSQLRRYYEPEQDLLPPVKLESCISAQGDQVFLQEPLAHLLSCTIHCLLWCKSVRDPSRDDSDDEGEDEEGFQDELHVILESITRRMIKCELEDFELDKSAEFSMASSVGVKNNVYAVLVMGVYEVLIEYNFITGNYSKSCFQNVLELFNRFYKLAEILREKSGKGRTTSSKTPRSLLSLGFVSTLLTAVFRDSIQSHEESLSVLRSSGEFLRYSVSVALQKVQQLEETGYTDGPDGQNSDKTFRHLCEITSVLMWRYTNIPSSVEDAGKKDKSYSVSLLCLEGLLRIFSTMQQQYSTKVSSFLCSIDVCRQEEEGAPENSNLTERTAFYIRQFQRALFGQLSGGEEDFSSKEAQLLVSILGVLSRLLEPNSQQFLQMVTWTLKICKETSFEDISFCKGLLSLLFSLHVLYKSPVSLLWELCQDIHSQLGDIDQDVEVEKQSHFAIVSMKTAASTTLLVLSQVGRVLDEVDWLIAKKKGQLTSERTTGGTSQSSVQQDPVEKAVTLQLGTLLTALNELVQTALPSGACTDALLRELSRTYAILTTLIKYYIQLCGAHPGQLPARLEKLVKLSGSHLTPQCYSFITYVQSGELKGGVNEKKKRKEEDAVVAASAKVLRDTKPIPTLIFNVEQYEKFLIVLSKKSKVNLMEYMKLSTSRDFRINTATLEAALQDQQHESQQTDSQASVETQAPKKKRRKQ; translated from the exons ATGGGTAGTGGTAAATCACTGGAGCTCTTCCCTACTATCCTCACAGCCTTGGCAGCTACAGAGACTTTAGCTTATGGCAAAG GAGAGTTAAATGGAGAGGAATATATGAAGCAACTGATCAATAGCCTTTGTTCAAGCAG GTGGAACCCACAGAGTGTGATTCACCTTACCACCATGTTCAG GGATGTTCCCTTATCTCCAGAGGAGCTGCAGTTTCTGATTGAGAAGGTCCTGAGGATGTTTCATAAGTTGGACCTGCAAGAGATTCCTCCTCTAATTTACCAGCTGCTGCTTCTGTCTTCCAAG GGCTGTAAAAAGCAGTTGCTGGAAGGAATTATTAACTACTTTCGAGAGCAGGACCTGTGCCAGAAAGAGGAGCAGAGCAAAGGAGA GAATAAGGAGGTTGAGGTGCAGACCATACCACAGGACCAGCTGAGACATGTGGAAGGAACTGCTATTTTGCACATTGTATTTGCTGTTCGCCTTGACCATGAGCTTGGCAGGGAGCTCTTAAAAAGCCTTAAG GTATCTCAGGGTCAGCCATTGTGTCCTTTCAGCATTGCTCTGCTGCTTTCTGTGGCTCGCATTCAGCGCTATGAAGAGCAA GTGTTTGAGTTATTGAAAGGTGTAATCATTAAGAATTTCAAGGATGAGCAAGCTCAACAAGGTTCTAAGTTTCTGCAGGACCTTCTACCCTCGTGCCACAGTATCTCTGACATGATTATGGACACGGTGAGAAACAG TGTGTTTGGCTGGGATCATGTCACACAGAGCCTAGTGCAGTTAGGTTTCATCCTTATGGATTTGTTTGGACCAAAGGCAGGACCTTTTGGGAAGACCATTGAAATTCCCACTGCAACAGCTAAAACACCTTCCCAATTAGCATGTAAACTTGGTGGGCAAGTTCTTCTAGAGTGTTTCAAG ATGCATGAACCAATCAGGGGAGAAATCCTGGAGCAAGTCCTGAATCGATTAGTTACTAAGACAGCTTCACCAGTTACACATTTTATTG ACCTGCTTTCCAACATTGTGATATCTGCTCCCATGATCCTCCTGGAGTCCTCCTCGAAAGTGATAGAGACTTTTGACCAGTTATCTTTCCTGCCTCTTACCACAGTGCAGGGACTACTCAAAGCAGTGCag CCACTGCTCAAGGTCAGTATGAGCTTAAAGGATGCCCTAATTTTGGTGCTAAGGAAAGCTATGTTCTCCAG CCAGTTGGATGGACGAAAATCTGCTGTGGCTGGCTTCCTCTTGCTGCTGAAAAACTTCCGGGTCTTGGGAAGTCTGGCTTCCAGTCAGTCCAGCCAGGCACTGACCTCTAGCCAG ATGTCTGTCTCCTTCATGGTGGCTGCTGAACATACAAGTGCTTCTCCAGCGATCATTGTTACACAGAATTTCCTGAGT GTCCAGGCAGATATCCATTCACGTTATAATGCTGCTGCTAATGAGGCTTTTTGTCTGGAGATCCTGAGCAGCCTTCGTCGCTGTCTCAGCCAGCAGGCGGATGTGCGTCTCATGCTTTATGAG GGGTTCCATGATGTTCTCCGGCGCAACTCTCAGTTGGCAGGATCCATCATGCAGACACTTCTGTCACAG CTGAGGCGATACTATGAACCTGAGCAGGACCTTTTGCCACCTGTGAAGTTGGAGTCATGCATAAGTGCGCAAGGAGATCAGGTCTTCCTCCAGGAGCCTCTG GCTCACTTGCTCTCCTGTACCATCCACTGcctgctgtggtgtaagagtgTGAGAGATCCCTCCAGagatgatagtgatgatgaaGGGGAAGATGAAGAAGGGTTCCAGGATGAACTCCATGTAATTCTGGAGAGCATAACTAGACGCATGATCAAATGTGAGCTAGAGGACTTTGAGCTG GATAAGTCTGCCGAGTTCTCCATGGCATCCAGTGTTGGGGTGAAGAACAATGTCTATGCCGTGCTGGTGATGGGAGTGTATGAGGTTCTCATAGAATACAACTTCATCACAGGCAACTACAG cAAAAGCTGTTTTCAGAATGTCCTGGAGCTTTTCAATCGTTTCTACAAACTGGCTGAGATCCTGAGGGAGAAGTCAGGAAAAGGCCGGACAACCTCTAGTAAAACTCCCCGAAGTCTGCTATCTTTGGGATTTGTATCAACCCTACTGACTGCTGTCTTCCG AGACAGTATTCAGAGTCATGAGGAGAGCTTGTCTGTGCTGCGCTCCAGTGGAGAGTTTCTTCGCTACAGTGTAAGTGTGGCCCTGCAGAAGGTTCAACAGCTAGAGGAGACGGGCTACACGGATGGACCTGATGGCCAGAACTCTGACAAGACTTTCCGCCATCTATGTGAAATCACTAG TGTGCTGATGTGGCGATATACCAACATCCCATCTTCTGTGGAGGATGCTGGGAAGAAGGACaagagttacagtgtgtctcTGCTGTGTCTGGAGGGGTTACTGCGCATCTTTAGCACCATGCAACAACAGTACTCCACCAAAGTGTCCAGCTTCCTATGTTCTATTG ATGTTTGCagacaggaggaggagggtgCACCTGAAAATTCCAACTTGACAGAAAGGACTGCCTTTTACATTCGGCAATTTCAG cgTGCCCTGTTCGGACAACTGAGTGGAGGAGAAGAGGACTTCAGCAGCAAAGAGGCCCAGCTGCTGGTCAGCATCCTCGGTGTGCTGTCCCGCCTGCTAGAGCCCAACTCCCAACAG TTTCTCCAGATGGTTACCTGGACACTAAAGATATGCAAAGAAACCAGCTTTG aggacatatccttctgtaaggGTCTACTGTCTCTgctcttcagtctgcatgtccTTTATAAAAGTCCTGTGTCTCTGCTGTGGGAGCTCTGTCAGGACATTCACAGTCAGCTAGGGGACATAGACCAG GATGTGGAAGTGGAGAAGCAGTCTCACTTTGCCATTGTAAGCATGAAGACAGCAGCGTCCACCACA CTTTTAGTGTTGTCTCAGGTGGGAAGGGTATTGGATGAGGTAGACTGGTTGATTGCCAAGAAAAAAGGCCAGCTAACATCTGAAAGAACAACAG GAGGGACTTCACAGTCATCAGTGCAGCAGGATCCTGTGGAAAAAGCAGTGACTCTGCAATTAGGCACACTGCTGACAGCCCTGAACGAGCTTGTTCAAACAGCTCTGCCTTCTGGTGCCTGCACAGATGCCCTGCTGCGAGAGCTCAGCCGAACCTACGCCATTCTCACCACCCTCATCAAATAC TATATCCAGTTGTGTGGAGCTCATCCCGGTCAACTGCCTGCTCGTCTGGAGAAATTG GTGAAGCTGTCAGGTTCTCACCTCACCCCTCAGTGCTATTCATTCATCACATATGTACAA AGTGGTGAGTTAAAGGGAGGAGtaaatgagaagaagaaaagaaaagaggaggaCGCAGTTGTGGCTGCCTCT GCTAAGGTTCTTCGTGATACCAAACCTATACCCACTCTGATCTTCAATGTTGAACAATATGAGAAGTTTCTAATTGTTCTCTCTAAGAAGTCAAAG GTAAATCTGATGGAGTATATGAAGCTGAGCACTTCTCGTGACTTTCGGATCAATACTGCCACTCTGGAAGCTGCACTACAAGACCAGCAGCATGAGAGCCAGCAG ACTGACTCTCAAGCTTCTGTGGAGACTCAAGCTCccaaaaagaagagaagaaaacagtga